In one window of Chryseobacterium phocaeense DNA:
- a CDS encoding SH3 domain-containing protein, translating into MSTLQDKYSSVVSAAQSAGISNLQVQEQDGILYVSGSASNTAAKDAVWNALGTIDSTYSASDINIDVQVAGLASGAALTVATEDSNLNIRQEPSTEAAVVGKAAKGSSVTLIEQTSDDWWKVKTDDGQEGYAYSRYLRA; encoded by the coding sequence ATGAGCACATTACAAGATAAATATTCAAGCGTAGTTTCAGCGGCACAGTCTGCAGGAATTTCTAACCTTCAGGTTCAGGAGCAGGATGGTATTCTTTATGTTTCAGGAAGTGCTTCCAATACAGCTGCAAAAGATGCGGTATGGAATGCTTTGGGAACCATTGATTCTACATATTCAGCTTCAGATATCAACATCGATGTACAGGTTGCAGGATTAGCTTCCGGTGCTGCTTTAACAGTAGCTACAGAAGATTCTAACCTGAACATCAGACAGGAGCCTTCTACCGAGGCTGCTGTAGTAGGAAAAGCTGCAAAAGGTTCATCCGTAACCCTTATTGAGCAGACTTCTGATGACTGGTGGAAAGTAAAAACCGATGACGGTCAGGAAGGTTATGCTTATTCAAGATACTTAAGAGCTTAA
- a CDS encoding DUF6443 domain-containing protein — MKKYWLSIITCLCTVLSLTAQNLTQTENYTYSRTYLEPVTTSSGTAKQIQEVQYLDGLGRAKQNIAVKATPSGKDLVIPVEYDAFGRQVKDMLPLPQQNTNSGGIFPSPDITGAITVYGNASNYYREKKIENSPLNRLEEQAAPGEPWKMGSGKTIKYTYGTNNASEVKKIMVNTSWTTVSGVAVSNPVPSVSDENTAYASGGFYKAGTLYKNTITDEDGNKVTRYTNGKGQIILARKNDGSQNADTYYVYNEYGQQVFVILPLGVKAMETAGNVISPAVLDDFCYQYHYDNQDRLVGKKFPGKGWEYMVYDRQDRLVATQDAELKKKGQWLYIKYDQLGRTAITGIGTGGLRTTEQKIVDGLGSNNVNRLDTALFERQGMPVYYGNPDNTYPNSTKWVTLLSINYYDSIPGYSFNPSFPTGKSVLTAVSVEGRSTKGLPVMNLVKNIENDSWTKNYTWYDTKGREIGSYSINHLGGYTQVETELDFTGVPLRSVTSHKRKEGEAVTVVKQRFEYDNQNRLSKQWHQVNSQQEQLLSENTYNELSQLTGKKVGGNLQNIDYKYNIRGWVTKMNDPSNLSGKLFGYELKYNNPVNTSLSAGKFNGNITEVDWAAAGNTGLKRYSYQYDPLNRLKSGIYSEPGASVPVNNFYNETIAYDLNGKIQNLKRNRNASGIGAELIDNLNYTYSGSRTNTITDVSGNYFGYPDVSGAPISYDDNGNMTNLIDKGILEIGYNYLSLPGQIRFNKEYRSRDNPDVKYNVNTKYLYSADGIKLKKVYTFGSGRTNMESVTTTDYLDGFQYVNDVLKFVPTSEGYFSFENNQYIYNYTDHLGNIRLSYYKDSFGNAAVDRETNYYPFGLEFGAHSTTSNSTPGYQYKFLGQELQQETGWVDLNARFYMPDVGIFGQHDPLSASTLDPYGYAYNNPVMFADPTGLQGELASGEPDEPKPIGTVTNPIDVGEVVVNAPIRAIANNLGSILPNNCTLCYSGIGTSSGISLSGNYAPPLPANFKPVLHNGSAQMMDGLLWDVAAIYLANNVKPENKYAAMAVGALAIIISRGHAADEVLKAEASIAKAEAIAAKAETNTLIHYTSEEGYKAIMESGELLPSIGVKNARHGAGQYFTDLASNELTKGQVSRRLFGVPWNTKSITHFIEIDVRGLNVVKNAPNNFLIPNTNSLPLTGIIVNHGTSTFKP, encoded by the coding sequence ATGAAAAAATATTGGTTATCCATTATAACCTGTTTGTGTACTGTACTGTCCTTAACGGCACAGAATCTGACACAGACAGAAAATTATACCTACAGCAGGACTTATCTGGAACCTGTGACTACCTCCAGCGGTACTGCAAAACAAATACAGGAAGTACAATATCTCGATGGTCTCGGGAGGGCAAAGCAGAACATTGCTGTAAAGGCAACCCCTTCCGGAAAAGACCTGGTGATTCCTGTGGAATATGATGCTTTTGGGAGGCAGGTAAAAGATATGCTGCCATTACCCCAACAAAATACGAACAGTGGAGGAATCTTCCCCTCACCTGACATCACAGGAGCAATAACCGTATATGGCAATGCTTCCAATTATTACAGGGAAAAGAAAATTGAAAATTCCCCACTAAACAGATTAGAAGAGCAGGCTGCTCCGGGGGAACCCTGGAAAATGGGAAGTGGAAAGACGATAAAATATACCTATGGAACCAATAATGCTTCTGAGGTTAAAAAAATTATGGTGAATACTTCATGGACCACTGTTTCAGGCGTTGCCGTAAGCAATCCCGTTCCCAGTGTTTCTGATGAAAATACGGCCTACGCTTCCGGGGGATTTTATAAAGCCGGGACCCTGTATAAAAATACCATTACCGATGAAGACGGCAATAAAGTTACCAGATACACTAATGGCAAAGGACAGATTATTTTAGCGAGGAAAAATGACGGATCACAGAATGCAGATACTTACTATGTTTACAATGAATACGGTCAGCAGGTATTTGTTATCCTGCCATTAGGAGTAAAAGCTATGGAAACTGCAGGAAATGTAATCAGTCCTGCTGTTTTGGATGATTTCTGCTACCAATACCATTATGATAATCAGGACAGGCTCGTAGGAAAAAAGTTTCCCGGTAAGGGCTGGGAATATATGGTCTATGACAGGCAGGACAGGCTGGTGGCTACTCAGGATGCCGAATTAAAAAAGAAAGGACAATGGCTGTATATCAAATATGACCAACTGGGCAGAACTGCCATTACAGGAATAGGAACAGGCGGACTGAGAACTACAGAACAGAAAATAGTTGACGGATTGGGATCAAACAATGTAAACAGGCTTGATACTGCTCTTTTTGAAAGACAGGGTATGCCTGTATATTATGGAAACCCTGACAATACCTATCCGAATTCCACCAAATGGGTTACTTTATTATCCATAAATTATTATGACAGCATTCCCGGTTATAGCTTCAATCCTTCTTTCCCAACTGGCAAATCTGTCTTGACTGCGGTTTCTGTTGAGGGAAGAAGCACCAAAGGGCTTCCTGTGATGAATCTGGTTAAAAATATTGAAAATGACAGCTGGACAAAAAATTACACCTGGTATGATACTAAAGGGAGAGAGATAGGATCCTATTCTATCAATCATCTTGGGGGGTATACCCAGGTGGAAACAGAGCTGGATTTTACAGGAGTACCTCTACGATCTGTGACTTCCCATAAAAGAAAAGAAGGTGAGGCTGTAACAGTAGTGAAGCAGCGCTTTGAATATGACAATCAAAACAGACTTTCAAAGCAGTGGCATCAGGTGAATAGCCAGCAGGAGCAGCTATTGTCTGAAAATACCTATAACGAACTCTCCCAGCTGACAGGTAAAAAAGTAGGCGGAAACCTCCAAAATATTGATTATAAATACAATATCAGAGGATGGGTAACAAAAATGAATGACCCTTCCAACCTGAGCGGAAAGCTTTTTGGATATGAGCTGAAATACAATAACCCGGTTAATACCTCATTATCTGCGGGGAAGTTTAACGGGAATATAACAGAGGTAGATTGGGCGGCAGCGGGCAACACCGGGCTTAAAAGGTATTCCTACCAGTATGACCCTCTGAACAGACTGAAGAGCGGTATTTATTCAGAGCCGGGCGCTTCTGTTCCCGTGAATAATTTTTACAATGAGACTATTGCTTATGACCTGAACGGTAAGATCCAGAATCTTAAAAGAAACAGAAATGCATCCGGTATTGGTGCAGAACTTATTGATAATTTAAATTATACCTATTCGGGAAGCAGGACAAATACCATCACAGATGTTTCCGGGAATTACTTTGGCTATCCTGATGTTTCGGGAGCTCCTATTTCGTACGATGATAATGGGAATATGACCAATCTTATTGATAAAGGGATTCTGGAGATCGGTTACAACTACCTCAGCCTCCCTGGCCAGATAAGGTTCAATAAGGAATACAGATCCCGTGACAACCCGGATGTAAAGTACAATGTGAATACTAAATATCTTTACAGTGCAGATGGAATCAAGCTTAAAAAAGTGTACACCTTTGGCTCCGGCAGAACAAATATGGAGTCGGTTACCACTACAGATTATCTGGATGGTTTCCAGTATGTGAATGATGTATTAAAGTTTGTGCCAACTTCGGAAGGGTATTTCAGCTTTGAAAATAATCAGTATATTTACAACTATACAGATCACCTGGGAAATATCCGCCTGTCTTATTATAAAGATAGTTTTGGAAATGCAGCGGTAGACAGGGAAACCAATTATTATCCTTTTGGATTAGAGTTTGGAGCCCACTCCACAACAAGTAATAGCACTCCCGGGTATCAGTATAAGTTTTTAGGGCAGGAATTGCAGCAGGAAACGGGCTGGGTTGATCTGAACGCAAGGTTTTATATGCCGGATGTAGGAATATTCGGGCAGCATGATCCTTTAAGTGCATCAACGCTTGATCCTTATGGATATGCTTACAATAATCCCGTAATGTTTGCAGATCCTACAGGATTACAAGGTGAGCTTGCAAGTGGGGAACCAGATGAGCCAAAACCAATAGGAACAGTGACCAATCCAATTGACGTAGGTGAAGTGGTAGTGAATGCTCCAATTAGGGCAATAGCTAATAATCTTGGATCAATTCTGCCTAATAATTGTACGCTTTGCTATAGTGGAATCGGAACTTCATCAGGTATTAGTCTTTCGGGTAACTACGCACCTCCATTACCTGCTAATTTTAAGCCTGTCTTGCATAACGGTTCTGCTCAGATGATGGATGGACTTCTTTGGGATGTAGCAGCCATTTATTTAGCAAATAATGTAAAACCTGAAAATAAATATGCAGCAATGGCGGTTGGTGCTTTAGCTATTATTATTTCCAGGGGACATGCAGCGGATGAAGTATTAAAGGCGGAAGCATCAATTGCAAAGGCGGAAGCAATAGCTGCTAAAGCTGAAACTAATACATTAATACATTATACATCCGAAGAAGGATATAAAGCTATTATGGAATCGGGAGAACTATTACCATCTATTGGTGTGAAAAATGCAAGACATGGAGCAGGTCAATATTTTACAGATTTGGCCTCAAATGAATTAACAAAAGGACAGGTTTCAAGAAGGCTATTTGGTGTTCCCTGGAATACAAAAAGTATTACTCATTTTATTGAAATAGATGTTCGAGGATTGAATGTTGTAAAAAATGCTCCTAATAATTTTTTGATTCCAAATACAAATAGTCTTCCATTAACCGGGATTATTGTAAATCACGGGACTTCAACTTTTAAACCTTAA
- a CDS encoding dicarboxylate/amino acid:cation symporter: MKGQNKLFIAIIVALLLGVAIGGVVHTQYPESAEPFSKNIKLLGTVFIRLVQMIIAPLVFTTLVVGIAKMSDIKMIGRVGTKAMLWFISASLVSLFIGLMLVNWLEPGHVTKLPIQDAAAADDLLKSSKSFSMEDFVKHMIPKSLFEAFATNEVLQIVVFSIMFGVALANLGEEYSQPVVKLFDIIAHAILKMVGYIMWFAPLGVLGAIAAVVAVNGFKIFTVYAIYLRDFFFALAVLWLVLLLVGYLILGNRLFELLRRIKAPLLIAFSTTSSEAVFPKLVEELERFGCNNRVVSFILPLGYSFNLDGSMMYMTFASIFIAQIYGIEMELGKQITMLLVLMLTSKGIAGVPRASLVIIVATCTMFGIPPEGIALILPIDHFCDMGRSMTNVLGNALATSAVSKWEGQLENTPQEV; the protein is encoded by the coding sequence ATGAAAGGACAGAATAAACTTTTTATTGCCATCATCGTTGCGCTTCTTCTGGGAGTAGCCATTGGAGGGGTGGTACACACCCAGTACCCTGAAAGTGCAGAACCATTTTCCAAAAATATCAAACTGTTGGGTACCGTTTTTATCAGGCTCGTACAGATGATTATTGCGCCGCTTGTTTTTACTACACTGGTAGTGGGAATAGCCAAAATGAGCGATATAAAAATGATTGGAAGGGTAGGAACAAAAGCAATGCTGTGGTTTATTTCAGCTTCCCTGGTTTCTCTTTTCATAGGGCTGATGCTGGTCAACTGGCTGGAGCCGGGACATGTAACCAAACTGCCGATTCAGGATGCCGCAGCAGCGGATGACCTTCTGAAAAGCAGTAAAAGTTTCTCTATGGAGGACTTTGTGAAACATATGATCCCTAAAAGTTTATTTGAAGCCTTTGCTACGAATGAAGTACTTCAGATTGTGGTTTTCTCTATTATGTTTGGAGTGGCGCTGGCCAATCTGGGGGAAGAATATTCACAACCGGTGGTTAAGCTTTTTGATATTATCGCACATGCCATCCTTAAAATGGTCGGCTATATCATGTGGTTTGCCCCGCTTGGGGTTTTAGGTGCTATTGCAGCAGTAGTGGCAGTTAACGGATTTAAAATATTTACAGTCTACGCTATTTATCTCAGAGATTTCTTCTTTGCTTTAGCGGTTCTTTGGCTGGTTCTTCTTCTGGTAGGCTACCTGATCCTTGGGAACCGTCTTTTCGAGTTGCTTAGAAGAATCAAAGCTCCTTTGCTGATTGCTTTCTCTACCACAAGTTCAGAAGCGGTTTTTCCAAAACTGGTGGAAGAGCTTGAAAGATTCGGATGTAACAATAGAGTCGTGTCTTTTATCCTTCCTTTAGGATACTCATTCAACCTGGACGGAAGTATGATGTATATGACGTTTGCCTCTATCTTTATTGCCCAGATTTATGGAATAGAAATGGAGCTGGGTAAGCAGATCACCATGCTTCTTGTTTTAATGCTTACTTCAAAAGGGATTGCTGGGGTGCCAAGAGCTTCTCTTGTAATCATCGTGGCCACCTGTACCATGTTCGGAATTCCGCCGGAAGGGATTGCTTTGATCCTGCCGATTGACCATTTCTGCGATATGGGAAGAAGTATGACAAATGTATTGGGGAATGCGCTGGCAACTTCAGCCGTTTCCAAGTGGGAAGGACAGCTTGAAAATACACCTCAGGAAGTTTAA
- a CDS encoding BON domain-containing protein, which produces MKKTIAMAALAVAVSFGAVSCKKKVSDADLQTQATTVVTSNPNASVEVKEGVAHLSGTFADQQSKDAMIAKLKAINGVKEVMDMSTIAAPVATAPVETASAVDPAVQQKVQDAVKDFPSVKVEVVNGELTLTGNVSGLQARKIKESVDALKIGKYNNNLVVK; this is translated from the coding sequence ATGAAAAAAACTATCGCAATGGCTGCATTAGCTGTAGCTGTGTCTTTTGGAGCGGTTTCATGCAAAAAGAAAGTTTCTGATGCCGATCTTCAAACTCAGGCTACAACAGTGGTAACTTCTAATCCCAATGCTTCTGTAGAAGTTAAAGAAGGAGTAGCCCACTTAAGCGGAACCTTCGCTGACCAGCAGTCTAAAGATGCCATGATCGCAAAACTAAAAGCAATCAACGGAGTAAAAGAAGTAATGGATATGTCTACTATCGCTGCTCCTGTTGCAACTGCACCCGTGGAAACAGCATCTGCCGTGGATCCTGCCGTTCAGCAAAAAGTTCAGGACGCTGTTAAAGATTTCCCTTCTGTAAAAGTAGAAGTTGTAAATGGAGAGCTTACGCTTACAGGAAATGTTTCAGGTCTTCAGGCAAGAAAAATCAAAGAATCTGTAGATGCTTTGAAAATCGGAAAGTATAACAATAACCTTGTGGTAAAATAA
- a CDS encoding macro domain-containing protein translates to MITYIKEGDIFNLHGVYNFAHGCNCAGAMGKGIALQFKKKFPLMYQEYKILCKQKLFFLGDVFIYNYSNGIIFNLATQSNWRTKADINAIENALIKMFSYASENNIFEISMPKIGAGLGGLDWNEVAFVIEKVIGNYPNIHLFVVENYCGN, encoded by the coding sequence ATGATTACATATATTAAAGAGGGTGATATTTTTAATTTGCATGGAGTTTATAATTTTGCTCATGGTTGTAATTGTGCTGGTGCTATGGGAAAGGGGATAGCATTACAATTCAAAAAAAAATTTCCACTCATGTACCAAGAATATAAAATTTTATGTAAACAGAAGTTGTTCTTTTTAGGGGATGTATTTATTTATAATTATTCAAATGGGATAATTTTTAATCTTGCAACCCAATCAAATTGGAGAACAAAAGCAGACATTAATGCTATTGAAAATGCTTTAATTAAGATGTTTTCATATGCATCAGAAAATAATATTTTTGAAATATCCATGCCGAAAATTGGAGCAGGATTAGGCGGATTAGATTGGAACGAAGTTGCTTTCGTGATTGAAAAAGTAATTGGAAATTACCCCAATATTCATTTATTTGTAGTTGAAAATTATTGCGGAAACTAA
- a CDS encoding phytanoyl-CoA dioxygenase family protein produces the protein MTEQYLDSHKEEILRKGFTVINTVFSDDEIEKITETIQKADTSAENFRKSEDLFAVRQFLKEVPGVKDLVMNDAVKSMIRTLFGERYFVVKSIYFDKPETSNWYVAYHQDLTISVDKKLEIQGFGPWTTKKNQFAVQPPLPVLENICTIRIHLDDTDENNGALKVVPGSHAKGIYRPETINWDVETEEICNVERGGIMIMKPLTLHGSNRTTDGRRRRVIHIEFSDMELPDELQWSERMN, from the coding sequence ATGACAGAACAATATCTGGACAGCCATAAAGAGGAGATTCTCCGGAAAGGCTTCACGGTAATCAATACGGTTTTTTCTGATGATGAAATTGAAAAAATCACAGAAACCATTCAAAAGGCAGATACTTCAGCAGAAAATTTCAGAAAATCTGAAGACCTTTTTGCGGTAAGACAGTTTCTGAAAGAAGTTCCGGGGGTTAAAGATCTTGTAATGAATGATGCTGTTAAATCCATGATCAGAACACTTTTTGGAGAAAGGTATTTCGTGGTAAAAAGTATTTATTTTGATAAACCGGAAACCTCAAACTGGTATGTTGCCTATCACCAGGATCTCACCATTTCAGTTGATAAAAAGCTTGAAATACAGGGCTTCGGGCCATGGACGACAAAGAAAAATCAGTTTGCCGTCCAGCCGCCTTTACCGGTTCTTGAAAATATCTGCACCATCAGGATCCATCTCGATGATACCGATGAAAATAACGGGGCGCTGAAAGTGGTTCCCGGTTCACATGCCAAAGGAATCTACAGACCCGAAACTATTAACTGGGATGTGGAAACCGAAGAAATATGCAACGTAGAAAGGGGTGGTATTATGATTATGAAACCCTTAACGCTGCATGGCTCCAACAGAACCACAGACGGCAGAAGAAGAAGGGTGATCCATATAGAATTTTCCGATATGGAGTTGCCGGATGAATTGCAATGGTCTGAGAGAATGAATTGA
- a CDS encoding TonB-dependent receptor, producing the protein MKKVLSMLMLACTVFLLHAQNLHIDGKVSDPDKKPIENATVYLLKEKDSSIINYTATNKEGKFSLKTDSQNEPSLLKIDAEKLQSYSKKFDKISQSLSLGDIDLEKGNVTNIDEVKISVSPVKIKKDTIEFNASSIKVRPDSKIEELLKQIPGVEISNDGKITVNGKEVDQIMINGKPFFDKDGKIALQNLPADIIKNIQFTTTKTKEEELSGKTAKSNNTTINFNIDEKKNKGLISRLTLGYGSDQRYEGSGLVSYFKKDTKISLLASSNNINSQGFSSDEVFDSMGNGRNSWMMQGGSVSTVGNTTYYTQGGGGGKGIQRSTTIGFNYSDKFGKDADLDTFSLMHSDSDMETRSKVSRTTLLPEFTLKTNSETNGESENKQYSFDTSAKIRLDSLTSVYISPRFTRSKSFSFNNSKSTTFRDNALLNESDSYTSTDSENNSFNPSIYFSKKFRKKGRSVNAQMSGTISEGKRDNLNRSETVFYQSSDPSDNRNQLAKNKSQNNTYNFTAGYTEPVSDSASVSFEMNYSSNTSSDLRDVNDFDAATGQYSEYNTALSNSMRQKINKITPELSFQLNKKKLNMWASLDLDISDMKVNSVFNGQNYGLQKSFVLPGYNLNIQYELSENKRLSLFNYADFNIPGAEQLTPYEDTSNPLITYTGNPDLKNTWTNNTYLYFNNYNMVKNMSYYFNIGFTYRDNDVVNYSKYDSSGKQLVTYDNISGNKNFNAGGGFSKSFKWKDNKVTISPRFNMQYNYNKGYINGQLYTSDSYSLNPGINLTYELKDKFTIKPSYRLGYNFSKYTNYSIDDVNTASQALKLELTNYLFKSRLVFGNDFEYNTNSNIAPGFKRDFYFWNTSLGYSFFNKQFTAKMKIYDVLNQNQSVRRTISNAYFEDREDLILKRYIMFSISMKLNKFAGKKM; encoded by the coding sequence ATGAAGAAAGTATTATCGATGCTGATGCTGGCATGTACGGTTTTTCTACTGCATGCCCAAAATCTGCATATCGACGGAAAGGTATCGGACCCGGATAAAAAACCAATAGAAAATGCTACCGTTTATCTTCTCAAAGAAAAAGATTCATCCATCATCAATTATACGGCGACCAACAAAGAAGGGAAATTTTCCCTGAAAACGGACAGTCAGAACGAGCCATCCCTGCTAAAAATAGACGCCGAAAAACTACAATCTTATTCTAAAAAATTCGACAAAATAAGCCAGTCCCTTTCTTTGGGAGATATTGACCTGGAAAAAGGCAATGTGACCAATATTGACGAGGTGAAAATCAGCGTTTCGCCGGTAAAGATCAAGAAAGATACCATCGAATTTAATGCTTCTTCCATAAAAGTACGTCCCGACAGTAAAATTGAGGAACTTCTGAAGCAGATTCCCGGTGTGGAAATCAGCAATGACGGGAAAATCACCGTTAATGGAAAGGAAGTGGACCAGATCATGATCAACGGGAAGCCATTCTTCGATAAAGACGGCAAAATCGCCCTGCAAAACCTTCCGGCTGATATCATTAAAAACATCCAGTTTACGACAACAAAAACGAAAGAGGAAGAACTGAGCGGAAAGACAGCAAAATCCAATAATACCACCATCAATTTCAATATTGATGAAAAGAAAAATAAAGGACTCATCTCCAGGCTCACGTTGGGATACGGTTCTGATCAGCGTTATGAGGGCAGCGGGCTGGTAAGTTATTTTAAAAAGGATACCAAAATAAGCCTTCTCGCCTCTTCCAATAACATCAATTCCCAGGGATTTTCCAGCGATGAGGTTTTCGACAGTATGGGGAATGGCCGTAATTCGTGGATGATGCAGGGCGGTTCGGTTTCTACGGTAGGAAATACTACTTATTACACCCAGGGCGGTGGCGGTGGCAAAGGAATCCAGAGATCAACAACCATTGGGTTCAATTACAGCGATAAGTTTGGAAAAGATGCAGATCTGGATACGTTCAGCTTAATGCATTCCGATTCTGACATGGAAACAAGATCCAAAGTTTCCAGAACTACCCTGCTGCCGGAATTTACCCTGAAAACCAATTCCGAAACCAATGGAGAAAGCGAAAACAAACAGTACAGTTTTGATACTTCGGCAAAGATCCGGCTGGATTCTCTCACGAGTGTGTATATTTCACCAAGATTTACCCGTTCTAAAAGTTTCAGCTTTAATAATTCAAAATCGACCACCTTCAGAGACAATGCACTCCTGAACGAAAGTGATTCTTATACCAGTACGGATTCTGAGAATAATTCATTCAATCCGTCTATCTATTTTTCAAAGAAATTCAGAAAAAAGGGACGTTCCGTCAATGCCCAGATGAGCGGAACCATTTCTGAAGGCAAAAGGGATAACCTTAACCGCTCTGAAACTGTATTTTACCAAAGCAGTGATCCGAGTGATAACAGGAACCAGCTCGCTAAAAATAAAAGCCAGAACAATACGTACAATTTCACAGCCGGCTATACGGAACCCGTTTCTGATTCTGCTTCCGTTAGTTTTGAAATGAACTACAGCTCCAATACTTCAAGTGATCTGCGGGATGTGAATGATTTTGATGCGGCGACCGGGCAGTATTCGGAATACAATACCGCTTTGTCCAACAGCATGAGACAGAAAATCAATAAAATTACTCCCGAACTTTCTTTTCAACTGAATAAGAAGAAACTGAATATGTGGGCATCCCTGGATCTTGATATCTCGGATATGAAGGTGAATTCTGTTTTTAACGGCCAGAACTATGGCCTTCAGAAAAGCTTTGTCCTTCCCGGATATAACCTGAATATACAGTACGAACTTTCTGAAAATAAAAGACTGAGCCTTTTTAATTATGCTGATTTTAATATTCCGGGAGCAGAGCAACTTACTCCTTACGAAGATACTTCTAATCCCCTAATTACCTATACCGGAAATCCTGACCTGAAAAATACATGGACCAACAATACTTATCTTTATTTCAATAATTACAATATGGTGAAAAACATGAGTTATTATTTTAACATCGGATTTACTTACAGGGATAATGATGTTGTGAATTATTCAAAGTATGACAGTTCGGGAAAACAACTTGTTACCTATGACAATATCAGCGGCAATAAGAACTTCAATGCAGGAGGAGGTTTCAGCAAAAGCTTTAAATGGAAAGACAATAAGGTGACCATCAGCCCAAGATTCAATATGCAGTACAATTACAACAAAGGGTATATTAATGGGCAGCTCTATACCAGCGACTCCTACAGCTTGAATCCGGGGATCAATCTTACCTATGAGCTAAAGGATAAATTCACCATAAAACCTTCTTACAGACTGGGCTATAATTTCTCAAAATATACCAATTACAGCATTGATGATGTAAATACAGCCAGCCAGGCCCTGAAGTTGGAACTTACCAATTACCTGTTCAAAAGCAGGCTGGTTTTCGGAAACGATTTTGAATACAATACCAATTCCAATATTGCTCCCGGCTTCAAGAGGGATTTCTATTTCTGGAATACGAGTCTGGGGTATTCCTTCTTCAATAAACAGTTTACGGCAAAAATGAAAATCTATGACGTTCTGAACCAGAACCAGAGCGTAAGAAGAACCATTTCCAATGCGTATTTTGAAGACCGTGAAGATCTGATCCTGAAGCGATATATTATGTTTTCCATCAGCATGAAGCTTAATAAATTTGCAGGAAAGAAGATGTAA
- a CDS encoding transposase yields MLEERNCSIDSLAGELNIHPNSIRRWKKDYLSGSLTTLGLS; encoded by the coding sequence TTGTTGGAGGAACGTAATTGTAGTATAGATTCTCTTGCGGGGGAACTTAATATCCACCCTAATAGTATAAGGCGTTGGAAAAAAGATTATTTATCAGGAAGCCTCACCACATTAGGCTTATCATAG